From the genome of Perca fluviatilis chromosome 1, GENO_Pfluv_1.0, whole genome shotgun sequence, one region includes:
- the LOC120565299 gene encoding stromal membrane-associated protein 1-like → MATRSEREKAQKLNEQNQAILSKMLREEDNKYCADCEAKGPRWASWNLGVFICIRCAGIHRNLGVHISRVKSVNLDQWTSEQIQSIQDMGNTNARRLYEANLPEGFRRPQTDQAVEFFIRDKYEKKKYYSKNVTNGSSPKDGKKEREPDRGSKVSSYTKSEESRPVPKISPAKTSEPSVNLLGLDVPAAASTNNGSTSTSQNDNDLDIFGPMVSNPLPVSSSAPQFSQVSSSNSASTPTQAPVVGGPVGGASSGSGQGDLDLFSDSSSSTKTEDIAKKPLSKDSILSLYGTNSMSQQAPAAGMFMGPSQMPFPVQATGGYQAFPGMGAAMPPTTVMGAMMAQSGAAMMGPSQGMMVGMTMPNGFMGNAPATGVMGMAPRMMGPQGGALPAGMVPAQGMYAIQPGQQAQWNMGQVNQQMSGLTLNGAGGQMAFGQPPSAVGGWAPTGSGQTLSTQLWK, encoded by the exons GTCCAAGATGGGCATCCTGGAATCTGGGAGTATTTATCTGCATCCGGTGTGCTGGCATCCACAGGAACCTTGGAGTACACATATCCAGGGTCAAATCAGTCAACCTGGACCAATGGACCTCAGAACAAATCCAG AGTATACAGGATATGGGTAACACCAATGCCAGGCGGCTTTATGAGGCCAACCTTCCAGAAGGCTTCAGAAGACCTCAAACAGACCA AGCTGTGGAATTCTTCATCAGGGATAAATATGAGAAGAAGAAATACTACAGCAAGAATGTGACCAATGGGAGCAGT ccaaAAGATGGTAAGAAAGAGAGGGAGCCAGACAGAGGGAGCAAGGTGTCATCCTACACCAAA agtGAAGAGTCCAGGCCAGTTCCCAAAATCAGCCCTGCTAAGACTTCAGAACCCTCTGTGAACCTACTAGGCCTTG ACGTACCGGCAGCTGCATCAACTAATAATGGTAGCACGAGCACAAGCCAGAACGACAATGACCTGGATATATTCGGCCCTATGGTATCCAACCCTCTCCCCGTGTCCTCATCCGCACCTCAGTTTTCTCAG GTGAGCTCCAGTAACTCGGCCAGCACTCCGACACAAGCTCCAGTAGTAGGAGGCCCGGTGGGAGGGGCCAGCTCGGGGTCAGGGCAGGGAGACCTGGACTTGTTCAGTGACAGCAGTAGCAGCACTAAAACTGAAGACATTGCCAAGAAGCCCCTGTCCAAGGACTCCATCCTCTCCCTGTATGGAACCAACAGCATGTCCCAACAGGCCCCTGCTG CTGGCATGTTCATGGGCCCCTCCCAGATGCCGTTTCCTGTCCAGGCCACTGGTGGCTATCAGGCCTTCCCTGGCATGGGCGCGGCCATGCCGCCTACAACCGTCATGGGTGCCATGATGGCTCAGAGCGGGGCAGCCATGATGGGGCCCAGTCAGGGCATGATGGTTGGCATGACGATGCCTAATGGGTTCATGGGGAATGCGCCAGCCACTGGTGTGATGGGCATGGCACCGAGGATGATGGGACCACAGGGTGGTGCATTGCCTGCGGGCATGGTGCCTGCTCAGGGCATGTACGCCATCCAGCCTGGGCAGCAGGCTCAGTGGAACATGGGTCAG GTGAATCAGCAGATGTCAGGGTTGACTCTGAACGGTGCAGGTGGCCAGATGGCCTTCGGTCAGCCTCCGTCAGCTGTGGGTGGGTGGGCCCCCACTGGATCTGGCCAGACTCTGAGCACACAGCTATGGAAGTGA
- the krt94 gene encoding LOW QUALITY PROTEIN: keratin 94 (The sequence of the model RefSeq protein was modified relative to this genomic sequence to represent the inferred CDS: substituted 1 base at 1 genomic stop codon), whose product MEVLPSPWLNCKGNLPPTLSTSLLPARPAPGPALYQEPASLYQTPQSCYSLQLYNGPLSSCSLLTSRQSAIMFYSQSTVGGPSMITRQSRSYTSSAAPHKAHSVSGLSFRSGPRISSTSVRTVSSGYGGGMGGGMGGGMGYGSGGFDLSNALDQSSVHLNEKATMQNLNDRLASYLDKVRSLEAANAKLEVQIREYYEQKGPAAERDYSKYWAIINDLKDKIAGATIGNANILLQIDNSKLAADDFKTKFDHELMMRQSVEADIANLRRLLDQTTLTKADLEMQIEGLQDELAYLKKNHAEELAAMRSQLTGTVNVEVDAAPQADLNKVLTEIRAQYEAITDKHRRDQESWFNEKVNRLPXTITSHTLQMTGVSVTCRAKCRGLEIELQSQLSMKGALENTLAETEGRYSAMLGAFQDTINMLENELGNVRSSIEQQGQDYKMLLDIKTRLEQEIATYRSLLETEESRPIATGGSKTTVTTTTVRSSS is encoded by the exons ATGGAGGTTCTGCCAAGCCCGTGGCTTAACTGTAAAGGAAACCTCCCTCCTACCCTCTCCACCTCCCTCCTCCCAGCCAGGCCCGCCCCAGGTCCAGCACTATATCAAgagcctgcctccctctaccaAACTCCACAATCCTGCTACAGTTTACAGCTGTATAACGGCCCTCTCTCCTCGTGTTCACTCTTGACCAGCAGACAGTCAGCCATCATGTTTTACAGCCAGAGCACCGTTGGTGGTCCCTCCATGATCACCAGGCAGAGCCGCAGCTACACATCAAGTGCTGCTCCCCACAAGGCTCACAGCGTGTCAGGACTGAGCTTCAGAAGTGGCCCACGCATCTCCTCTACCAGCGTGCGCACTGTCTCCTCCGGGTATGGAGGTGGCATGGGAGGCGGCATGGGAGGCGGCATGGGGTACGGCAGCGGCGGGTTTGACCTGTCCAACGCCCTGGACCAGAGCTCCGTGCACCTGAACGAGAAGGCCACCATGCAAAACCTGAACGACCGTCTGGCTTCCTACCTGGACAAGGTCCGCTCTCTGGAGGCGGCCAACGCCAAGCTGGAGGTGCAGATCAGAGAGTACTATGAGCAGAAGGGGCCTGCAGCAGAGAGGGACTACAGCAAATACTGGGCCATCATCAATGACCTGAAGGACAAG ATTGCCGGCGCCACCATCGGCAATGCCAACATTCTGCTCCAGATTGACAACTCCAAACTGGCTGCTGATGACTTCAAAACCAA ATTCGACCATGAGCTGATGATGCGCCAGTCAGTTGAGGCTGACATCGCCAACCTGCGCCGTCTGCTGGACCAGACCACCCTGACCAAGGCTGACCTGGAGATGCAGATCGAGGGCCTGCAGGATGAGCTGGCATACCTCAAGAAGAATCACGCAGAG GAGCTGGCAGCAATGCGTTCTCAGCTTACTGGCACAGTCAACGTGGAGGTGGATGCCGCGCCCCAGGCAGACCTCAACAAAGTCCTGACCGAGATCCGCGCCCAGTACGAAGCCATCACTGACAAACATCGTCGCGACCAGGAGTCCTGGTTTAATGAGAAGGTGAATAGACTTCCATAAACAATCACATCCCACACGCTGCAAATGACTGG AGTATCGGTGACCTGCAGGGCTAAATGCAGGGGCCTGGAGATTGAGCTGCAGTCTCAGCTCAGCATG AAAGGGGCTCTGGAGAACACACTGGCAGAGACAGAAGGTCGTTACAGTGCTATGCTCGGCGCCTTCCAAGACACAATCAACATGCTTGAAAACGAACTAGGCAACGTGCGCTCGAGCATCGAACAGCAGGGCCAGGACTACAAGATGCTGCTGGACATCAAGACCaggctggagcaggagatcgCAACCTACAGGAGCCTGCTGGAAACAGAGGAGTCCAG ACCTATTGCTACAG GGGGCTCAAAGACCACAGTCACAACCACCACTGTGCGCAGTTCCAGCTAG